The DNA window TGACTGTTGTAGCTCGAGCTTTGGCTTTTACTGTAATTTCCGCTGCCACTGGCGGCCGTCTTCCCAGCAAGCTGGTCGTAGGCCTGATTTACCTCTTTCAGCTTCTCCTGTGCAAGATCTGACAGGGGGTTGTTTGCGTACTGGTCCGGATGGTACTTCTTTACAAGACGCTTGTACGCCAGTTTTATCTCCTCTATGCTGCTCCCTCTTTGTACACCTAGTACTTCGTATGGATCTCTCAACTCTTCTCGTCTCCCTTCTTGCCTAAAATTCTCTCCATTTTGAATCTCATACCCATATAAACTATGTTTTCAACTATCTCCCTGTTTCTGTAGAGCTCCAAGACCTCAAGTGATTTGGAGACATTGTCCAGCGTAAAAGTCAGGGAAAACTCCACCCTCTCGACTATCCTGGACTTGAACTCCTCTAGCGTCTCGTCTTCGCTGTATTCATACTGAAGCAGCAGCGGATTGTAGCTGTTTTCTTTCAAATCGTTCTCCATATCTTCAAATGCATCCAAGATATAGATCCATCTGCCCAAGTTGTAGCCCATAAAGCCAAGCGCTCTCTTTACACCCTCGTCCTCTATATACTCGGGAGTGGCTATAGCTTCCATAAGCTTTCCAAATGTATCCGCCGCTTCATCCACCACTTTGCAGCTTTCGGACTCCAGCGCTGAAAGCCTCTCAAGACTCTCCGCTATAGCTCTGTGCTTTTCCGGGTGCTTGAAAGCGGACTTTCTAAATGCAAGTGCAAACGGAATATCGGCGAAAAGCGATTTAAAAGACTTCTCGTCTCTCCAGTCGTCTCTCAACTTGTGGTGTATCAGCGCCATGGATAGATCCGCCGTATACTCAAGCGCTCTGTTCTCTAAAGCTACTGGTTTCTTCTTCAGCGGGTTCGAGATACAGCCCTCTCTCGCAAACCTGTCGGGCTCCTCTTCAAGCGAAGAGAGCACTATCCCTAGAAACGCCAAGTCGTAGTTCAGCCCCAGCCTGGAAAGCTGGCTGTAGTTTCTTCCCATGGACTTGCACAGCCCGCAGTAGTACCCCCTGAAAACATCGTACTCTCTCATCTTCAACTCCGGCTTATACGGTGTTATATATCCAAACAAGTTTTCACACTCTTCTCTTTTTAGTCTATACTTCCTATACTTCATTTTATCATATTTCAGAATCTTTCGCGAATTAGAAAAGACACCTTCCGGTGCCTTAAGTTTAAAACTGACTGTATAGTGGTATTATATGCGGCTTTCCTGTCTCTGGATTCTCCACCAAGTTGACTTTGAGCCCGTATACCTCCTCTATATTGGACGCTGTAAGCACTTCTTCAGGGCTTCCCTTGGCCACTATCTCGCCTTTGCTTATAAGGAACAGCTTGTCGCTGTACTCCGCCGCCAAGTTAAGGTCGTGAAGTATGGCCACCACAGTGACCCCCTTTTCCCTGTTCAGCTTTCTGACTGTGTCTAAAAGCTCTATCTGATACCTCAAGTCTATATGGGATATGGGCTCGTCCAGCAGCATTATATCTGCGCTCTGGGCTATGGCTCTCGCTATTATGGCCCTCTGTCTCTCGCCTCCGCTTATGCCGTTTATCTTCTTCTCTCTCAAGTGGACTATGTCCACCATCTTCATGGCGCACTCCACTATCTCTAGGTCGACTTCACTCTCAGACTGAAACCTCCTGAGGTATGGAGATCGCCCCATCATAACAATGTCCTCAACCGAAAAGTCAAACTCCACTGCCGTGTTCTGCGGAACTGTAGCCACTGTCTTTGCAAGCTCCTTTTTTGTGTAAGTCTTTGCGTCTCTCTCATTTAGATATATGCTTCCGCCCTTCAACTCAAGCGCAGAAGAAATCAGCTTAAAGAGAGTTGTCTTTCCCGAGCCGTTCGGCCCTATTACGCTGTAGAATTTCCCCACTTCCACCTGAAAGTCTATACCACGGAGCACTTTCTCCTCTCCATAGCTCCAGCTTAAATTTCTCACCTCTATGGCGCTCTTCATCAATTCACCTTCTTGCTCTTTATAAGTAGATATATGAAATAAGGGGCTCCAAATACAGAGGTTATGGCCCCGACCGGTATCTCTACAGGAGGGATAGCCGTCCTCGCTATAGTATCTGAAACTATCATAAATATGGCCCCTCCCAGGGCGGAGAAAGGCACCAGCGTCCTGTTGTCCGGCCCTGTCATAAGCCTTATGGTGTGGGGTATTATAAGCCCCACAAAGCCTATTATTCCGCTTACAGCAACTGTAGCTCCAACCAACAGAGATGTTACGCCTAGCAGTATCTTCTTCACCTTTTCGACCTCTACTCCAAGCCCCTTGGCCGTCTCATCACCCATAAGCATTATGTTCAAATCTCTCGAGAATATCGTTATGGCTACCACTCCTGCCGCCACAAAAGGAGCTAGCAGCCTGACCTGAGTCCAGCTGGCCGCTGATACGCTTCCCATAAGCCAGAAGACTATCTTCTCCACTTGAGCTCTGTTAAAGAGCATCATCAACGATATTATCGAAGACAGCAGATAGCTTACCGATATTCCCGCCAGTATGAGCGAGACTATTGGAACTCTGTTCCCCACCTTGGCTATGCTGTAGACAAGGACTATGGTCCCTATAGCTCCTACAAAGGCCATGACGGTAGTTCCTCCAAGCCCCATGATTCCACCACCTACTCCAAACAAGAGTGCCAGAGTGGCCCCAAGGGCCGAGCCTGACGACACTCCCAGCACATAGGGGTCGGCCATAGGGTTTTTAAACATCCCCTGGAAGGCCGCCCCCGAAACCGAGAGACCCGTTCCCACAAGCCCCGCCAGTGCTATCCTCGGCAGACGCAGTTTCCATATTATATTTATATACTTCTGATCTATATCTCCTACGTCTACAAAGCTTCCCACAAAGGGCAGTTTGTGAGTCAATATCCTAAGGGCCTCCTCTACCGATATGTCCGCCACTCCCATCATGCTTGTAATTAAAATCAGGACTCCTAGAATAAGGAGTCCTCCTGAAAACATCAATCTGTATCTTCTTCTATTCTCTATAAAGGCCATTTAAATCCTTCTTTCTATTTGAAAGCTTCTGGATGCAAAAGCTCTGCAAGCTCTTCCAGTCCGTCTGCAAGCCTAGGACCTTGCCTGTCCAGCTTGTTGTTGTCTATCTCGTAGAGTTTCCCCTCTTTCACCGCTCTAAGGTCGCTGTAGCCGTTTGCCGACTCTATTCCAGCTTTAGAGTCAAAGTACTTGGAGCATACCAGCACGTCCGGGTCTTTCTCTACAAGCTTTTCAAGGCTGTACTTCCAGCCCTCTGCATCGTCTGCCGCATTCGTTCCTCCGGCCATCTCTATCATCTGGGCTATAAAAGTCTCTTTGGTGGCTGTAAAGTCTCCAGATTCCCCGTATCCTACAACGTAGTAGACAGAAGGCTTCTCTAGCCCCTCCACCTTGGACTTGACATCCTCTACTTTGGCTTTCATACCGTCTACAACTTCCTGGGCGTTGGCTTCTCTGTTCATAACCTTGCCAAGCTTATCTATAGTCTCGTAGACTCCTTCAAAACTCTCTTCCCCGTAGAGAACCACTACTTTTATTCCCGCTTCCTCCAGCTTCTCCAGCACCTCTTTTTGAAAGTGAGTCGAAGCCACCACTATATCCGGGTCTAGCTCCACCATCTTCTCTATGCTTGGATCAGTCAAGCTCCCTACAGACTCCACATCCGAAACCTCTACTGGGTAGTCGCAGTAGTCTGTCCTTCCTATAAGCTTGTCTCCAGCTCCTATCGCGTATATAGATTCTGTTATATTCGGGGCCACAGATACCACTGTCTGAGGCTCCTCTTCAATTACAACTTCCCTTTCGTACGAATCCACTATAGTCATAGGGTAGCCCTCTGACTTGGATAGCTCAGACTTCTCCGTGTTTTTTCCGCAGCCTGCAAATGCAAAGAGCATAGCCATAATCAGCAGTATGCTTTTCAAATTCCTTTTAATCAATCCGATCACTCCTTCTATTTTCTGTAAAAAAAATACACCCATGGGTGCGAGAATATTCCTATATACTCTCATCCTCCCTCCGAAGATACAGTCTGTATGCATATGGCAGGTCTCCTGACTTGTGATTCGCCTTACTCTCCAGCCTTCTCGGTCTTCCCAATGGCTTTTCTGGATTTCATCCTCACCTACAGTAGCGGGGGCTGTAGCGGATTTTGACCGCTTTCCCTTTTAACTCTTTCAAGCACCCTATGCAGTATTAACTTGTCAGCTACATTATATCAGTTTATTGTTCAAAACAAAAGCGACTCTTTGAAAGTCGCTCTGCTCTAAACTATATCTGCTTTCTCGACAGCTATCATCTTGCCATCTATTCCTGACTTAAGCTCCGGATCTATTCGGTTGTAGAGATACTCCCCCATCTCATGCACCTTTTGTCTGTTTTCAGGGCTCGCCTTCTTGGATATCTCTCTCAGTGCCTTGTATATGGATAGCACCACAGATACATCGCCCTTTCCGTAATTCACTATCTGGTAGAAAGTGTAGTAGAGCTCTTTTTCAAAGGATATGGCCTCGTAGAAAGTGCCTGACTTTCCGTCTTCGGAATTTTTGACTAGATAGCCCTCCTCTAGATCTGCTATCTTCCCCATAAGCACGCCCAGTATTCTGATGCAGTGGTTCGCTGTATTCGGGTCGTTTATTCCTGGCGATATGGCCCTTAGAGCTATCTCCACTATCTTCTGCACAGAGAAGTCGAAGTCCTGAAGCTCGTTTCTCTCTATCCCTATAGTGACGGCATTTAAAAGCCTGCCTTTGTCGAAGTCCGTAACCTCTTTCATCTCTGAAAATCGCAGCCTTAAAAGCTCCGTCTCGTCTGTCACAAACTGACCAATCACCTTCTCTAGCAATACCTTGGCGGAAAGCTCTTTGGCCATGCTCTCCAATGCTTCCTTGTCCACTAGCTGTATATATCCGCTTCTATCGCTCTTTATACAGACTTCATACGGAAATCCTTTAAGTTCCAAGCTCTTCTCCAGCTTCACCTCTTCGACAGACTTTCTATAGCCTTCTATATTCTCCAGGGCCTCCCGGTATAGCCTGTCTATCAGATTATTAGCCTGTATCAAGTTTCCCACATGGTTTATAAAGACAGAGAAATACACCAGGCAGATTATGGAGTATATAACTCCCACTGTAGCCGAGATGACAAGGTATTCCGAAATGCTCTCTCTCATAAATAGAAGGGAAAGTATTGAGTAGATAAACCCGCCCATAAATATCCCCAGCACCTTCATGGTTATGCTGTCGTCTAGAAAGTTCTCGACAGTCCTCGGAGAGTACTGAGAGGTGTACATGGTCAGCACCACCATTATTGTGGAGAAGGTGAAAGTCGTCATTGTGAGGAGCGAGCCTGCTATTGCCCCTAGTATAGTCT is part of the Andreesenia angusta genome and encodes:
- a CDS encoding DUF5685 family protein, with protein sequence MKYRKYRLKREECENLFGYITPYKPELKMREYDVFRGYYCGLCKSMGRNYSQLSRLGLNYDLAFLGIVLSSLEEEPDRFAREGCISNPLKKKPVALENRALEYTADLSMALIHHKLRDDWRDEKSFKSLFADIPFALAFRKSAFKHPEKHRAIAESLERLSALESESCKVVDEAADTFGKLMEAIATPEYIEDEGVKRALGFMGYNLGRWIYILDAFEDMENDLKENSYNPLLLQYEYSEDETLEEFKSRIVERVEFSLTFTLDNVSKSLEVLELYRNREIVENIVYMGMRFKMERILGKKGDEKS
- a CDS encoding heme ABC transporter ATP-binding protein, which codes for MKSAIEVRNLSWSYGEEKVLRGIDFQVEVGKFYSVIGPNGSGKTTLFKLISSALELKGGSIYLNERDAKTYTKKELAKTVATVPQNTAVEFDFSVEDIVMMGRSPYLRRFQSESEVDLEIVECAMKMVDIVHLREKKINGISGGERQRAIIARAIAQSADIMLLDEPISHIDLRYQIELLDTVRKLNREKGVTVVAILHDLNLAAEYSDKLFLISKGEIVAKGSPEEVLTASNIEEVYGLKVNLVENPETGKPHIIPLYSQF
- a CDS encoding FecCD family ABC transporter permease, which gives rise to MAFIENRRRYRLMFSGGLLILGVLILITSMMGVADISVEEALRILTHKLPFVGSFVDVGDIDQKYINIIWKLRLPRIALAGLVGTGLSVSGAAFQGMFKNPMADPYVLGVSSGSALGATLALLFGVGGGIMGLGGTTVMAFVGAIGTIVLVYSIAKVGNRVPIVSLILAGISVSYLLSSIISLMMLFNRAQVEKIVFWLMGSVSAASWTQVRLLAPFVAAGVVAITIFSRDLNIMLMGDETAKGLGVEVEKVKKILLGVTSLLVGATVAVSGIIGFVGLIIPHTIRLMTGPDNRTLVPFSALGGAIFMIVSDTIARTAIPPVEIPVGAITSVFGAPYFIYLLIKSKKVN
- a CDS encoding ABC transporter substrate-binding protein, with the translated sequence MIKRNLKSILLIMAMLFAFAGCGKNTEKSELSKSEGYPMTIVDSYEREVVIEEEPQTVVSVAPNITESIYAIGAGDKLIGRTDYCDYPVEVSDVESVGSLTDPSIEKMVELDPDIVVASTHFQKEVLEKLEEAGIKVVVLYGEESFEGVYETIDKLGKVMNREANAQEVVDGMKAKVEDVKSKVEGLEKPSVYYVVGYGESGDFTATKETFIAQMIEMAGGTNAADDAEGWKYSLEKLVEKDPDVLVCSKYFDSKAGIESANGYSDLRAVKEGKLYEIDNNKLDRQGPRLADGLEELAELLHPEAFK
- a CDS encoding DUF2254 domain-containing protein is translated as MFKKLILKMKKSVWLYPAIHGIMSTVMVAIVLAIDTRTLFDPELVLPRIMFTKVDLAQTILGAIAGSLLTMTTFTFSTIMVVLTMYTSQYSPRTVENFLDDSITMKVLGIFMGGFIYSILSLLFMRESISEYLVISATVGVIYSIICLVYFSVFINHVGNLIQANNLIDRLYREALENIEGYRKSVEEVKLEKSLELKGFPYEVCIKSDRSGYIQLVDKEALESMAKELSAKVLLEKVIGQFVTDETELLRLRFSEMKEVTDFDKGRLLNAVTIGIERNELQDFDFSVQKIVEIALRAISPGINDPNTANHCIRILGVLMGKIADLEEGYLVKNSEDGKSGTFYEAISFEKELYYTFYQIVNYGKGDVSVVLSIYKALREISKKASPENRQKVHEMGEYLYNRIDPELKSGIDGKMIAVEKADIV